In the Agrococcus sp. Marseille-Q4369 genome, one interval contains:
- a CDS encoding APC family permease: MTTLERRIGVPGAIAIGLGSMIGAGLFFVWVPASQLAGSWLWVALLLAGAVATLNAMSTAQLAMRHPVSGGAYAYGRAEVSPAVGFAAGWMFLTGKTASAGAIALIAARHVWPEQAPWLAAGLIAALALVNMAGIRSTVRVTTAIVTIVLALVTAALVWSALGLPTASAAGLETVAPVAASRVEGAPEGPFGVLTAAGVLFFAFAGYARMATLGEEVRDPQRTLPRAIGAGLAIVLVLYGLVAWATTARLADALPTAAAPVADLVGAGWLHVALLGAATLASLGSLTGILAGLSRTGLAMARNRDLPGPLSYVWPATSAPVVAEAVTAAAAITGVLLLPPGQLVAFSSTCVLTYYAVAHVSAIRGRTADATERRVRWWLPRWVPAAGLALCALLVVTLPWPGVVAAAAWLALGLAARALVPRR; this comes from the coding sequence GTGACGACCCTCGAGCGCCGCATCGGCGTCCCCGGCGCGATCGCTATCGGGCTCGGGTCGATGATCGGCGCCGGCCTCTTCTTCGTCTGGGTGCCCGCGTCGCAGCTCGCGGGCAGCTGGCTGTGGGTCGCGCTGCTGCTCGCGGGGGCGGTCGCGACGCTCAACGCGATGTCGACCGCGCAGCTCGCGATGCGGCACCCCGTGTCGGGCGGCGCCTACGCCTACGGCCGCGCCGAGGTCTCGCCCGCGGTCGGCTTCGCCGCCGGCTGGATGTTCCTCACCGGCAAGACCGCCTCCGCGGGCGCGATCGCGCTCATCGCCGCCCGGCACGTGTGGCCGGAGCAGGCGCCGTGGCTCGCGGCCGGCCTGATCGCCGCGCTCGCGCTCGTCAACATGGCCGGCATCCGCTCGACCGTGCGCGTCACGACGGCGATCGTCACGATCGTGCTCGCGCTCGTGACGGCGGCGCTCGTGTGGTCCGCGCTCGGCCTGCCGACCGCATCCGCCGCGGGCCTCGAGACCGTCGCGCCCGTCGCCGCCAGCCGGGTCGAGGGTGCGCCGGAGGGACCGTTCGGCGTGCTGACCGCGGCGGGTGTGCTCTTCTTCGCGTTTGCGGGCTACGCGCGCATGGCGACGCTCGGCGAGGAGGTGCGCGACCCCCAGCGCACCCTGCCGCGCGCGATCGGCGCGGGCCTCGCGATCGTGCTCGTGCTCTACGGCCTCGTCGCGTGGGCGACGACGGCGAGGCTCGCGGATGCGCTGCCCACCGCGGCCGCGCCGGTGGCCGACCTCGTCGGCGCGGGATGGCTGCACGTCGCCCTGCTCGGCGCGGCGACGCTCGCGAGCCTCGGGAGCCTCACGGGCATCCTCGCGGGGCTCTCGCGCACGGGGCTCGCGATGGCGCGCAACCGCGACCTGCCCGGCCCGCTGTCGTACGTCTGGCCCGCCACGAGCGCGCCGGTCGTCGCCGAGGCGGTCACCGCCGCGGCTGCGATCACCGGGGTGCTGCTGCTGCCGCCCGGGCAGCTCGTGGCCTTCTCGTCGACGTGCGTGCTGACGTACTACGCGGTCGCGCACGTGAGCGCGATCCGCGGCCGGACGGCGGATGCGACGGAGCGGCGGGTGCGCTGGTGGCTGCCGCGCTGGGTGCCGGCCGCCGGCCTCGCGCTGTGCGCCCTGCTCGTCGTCACCCTGCCGTGGCCGGGTGTCGTCGCGGCCGCCGCGTGGCTCGCGCTCGGCCTCGCGGCCCGCGCCCTCGTCCCCCGCCGCTGA
- a CDS encoding TIGR03557 family F420-dependent LLM class oxidoreductase yields the protein MRQPQVGDRHRRLREALEIIRMLWSGGVHSYRGEFLRLTDARVYDLPEVLPEIVVAAGGPQAAELAAELGDGIFSTDPDASLVEAWTAAGGDGPRYAEAPTAFAPDPRTGAESAHRAFRFGTLGWKVLAELPDPAAFDAATAAIDVDAMEEAFACGPDVERHLEVIEPYREAGFDHIALMDGGPDPDAFLAFFADELGPRLRA from the coding sequence ATGCGACAGCCTCAGGTCGGCGACCGCCACCGGCGGCTCCGCGAGGCGCTCGAGATCATCCGGATGCTGTGGTCGGGCGGGGTGCACTCGTACCGCGGGGAGTTCCTGCGGCTCACCGACGCTCGCGTCTACGACCTGCCGGAGGTGCTGCCCGAGATCGTCGTCGCGGCGGGCGGTCCGCAAGCGGCGGAGCTCGCGGCCGAGCTCGGCGACGGCATCTTCTCGACGGATCCGGATGCGTCGCTCGTCGAGGCGTGGACGGCCGCGGGCGGCGACGGTCCCCGCTACGCCGAGGCGCCGACCGCGTTCGCACCCGACCCGCGCACGGGCGCCGAGTCGGCGCACCGCGCGTTCCGCTTCGGCACGCTCGGCTGGAAGGTGCTCGCCGAGCTCCCCGATCCCGCCGCGTTCGACGCGGCGACCGCCGCGATCGACGTCGACGCCATGGAGGAGGCCTTCGCGTGCGGGCCCGACGTCGAGCGGCACCTCGAGGTGATCGAGCCCTACCGCGAGGCGGGCTTCGACCACATCGCGCTCATGGACGGCGGGCCGGACCCCGACGCCTTCCTCGCGTTCTTCGCCGACGAGCTCGGGCCACGGCTGCGAGCCTGA
- a CDS encoding methyltransferase domain-containing protein, translating to MQLGKSIALDCAYFDTDRCHSCTLLPTPYERQLAEKQAAVAASLPETAWDAPHASAVGGFRNKAKMAVAGTVEEPTIGILATDGSGIDLQACPLHEEPIVAAMPVLERLVREARLTPYDVPSRRGELKLLIVTASPDGELAVRLVLRSTESLPRLRKHLDVLDALPIASLSVNLQPEHKAVLEGEEELLLAGEGVLPMRVNGIGLRLRPRSFFQTNTAVAAALYREATAWIDEADPASLLDLYCGVGGFALHAARPGRRVSGVEVTAEAIDAARESAAELGADASFTVGDATAVDLEGARAPELIVVNPPRRGIGHLAARLDASAVDRVLYSSCNPASLARDLAAMPGFRPVRGRVFDMFPHTGHAEVLVELARR from the coding sequence ATGCAGCTGGGCAAGTCGATCGCGCTCGACTGCGCCTACTTCGACACCGACCGGTGCCACTCCTGCACGCTGCTGCCGACGCCCTACGAGCGGCAGCTCGCCGAGAAGCAGGCGGCGGTCGCGGCGTCGCTCCCGGAGACGGCATGGGATGCGCCGCACGCCAGCGCCGTCGGCGGGTTCCGGAACAAGGCCAAGATGGCGGTCGCCGGCACCGTCGAGGAACCCACGATCGGCATCCTCGCGACCGACGGCTCGGGCATCGACCTGCAGGCGTGCCCGCTGCACGAGGAGCCGATCGTCGCGGCGATGCCCGTGCTCGAGCGGCTCGTGCGCGAGGCTCGGCTCACGCCCTACGACGTGCCGAGCCGGCGCGGCGAGCTCAAGCTGCTCATCGTCACCGCTTCGCCCGACGGCGAGCTGGCCGTGCGGCTCGTCCTGCGATCGACGGAGTCGCTCCCGCGCCTCCGCAAGCACCTCGACGTGCTCGACGCGCTGCCGATCGCATCGCTCTCGGTCAACCTGCAGCCCGAGCACAAGGCGGTGCTCGAGGGCGAGGAGGAGCTGCTGCTCGCGGGCGAGGGCGTGCTGCCGATGCGCGTGAACGGCATCGGGCTCCGGCTGCGGCCGCGCAGCTTCTTCCAGACGAACACCGCCGTCGCGGCTGCGCTCTATCGCGAGGCGACCGCCTGGATCGACGAGGCGGATCCCGCGAGCCTGCTCGACCTGTACTGCGGCGTGGGCGGCTTCGCGCTCCACGCCGCCCGCCCCGGCCGCCGGGTCTCGGGTGTCGAGGTGACGGCCGAGGCGATCGACGCGGCGCGCGAGAGCGCCGCCGAGCTCGGGGCGGATGCGTCGTTCACGGTCGGCGACGCGACCGCGGTCGACCTCGAGGGCGCCCGGGCGCCCGAGCTCATCGTGGTGAACCCGCCGCGCAGGGGCATCGGGCATCTCGCCGCGCGACTGGACGCATCCGCCGTCGACCGCGTGCTCTACTCGAGCTGCAACCCGGCTTCGCTCGCGCGCGACCTCGCGGCGATGCCCGGCTTCCGCCCCGTGCGCGGGCGCGTCTTCGACATGTTCCCGCACACGGGGCACGCCGAGGTGCTCGTCGAGCTCGCGCGCCGCTGA
- a CDS encoding NAD(P)-dependent oxidoreductase, producing the protein METAATPSPRDETLGVIGIGAMGEPMVRRLLAAGRSTVVSSRSPRPALVEAGAAWAASPRELAERAATVLSMLPDLPELDAALAGPDGLLAGLGDDRELLVLVGSTSSPTGVRELAARLAAATGGRVRVVDAPVSGGVDGAEAGSLSIMLGGEPADAARATAMLAPCGRAVHLGPLGAGEVAKACNQLVVAATISALGEATVLAERSGLDLDALWELLGGGYAGSNLLESRRDRLVRGDDSPSGIARYLVKDLGFAADVAEATGTNPALLPALRAFFDEIVERGHGERDISVTRRVIAER; encoded by the coding sequence ATGGAGACGGCTGCGACCCCCTCGCCGCGGGACGAGACCCTCGGCGTCATCGGCATCGGCGCGATGGGCGAGCCCATGGTGCGACGACTGCTGGCCGCGGGCCGCAGCACCGTGGTCTCGAGCCGGTCGCCGCGCCCCGCGCTCGTCGAGGCGGGCGCCGCGTGGGCAGCGAGCCCGCGCGAGCTCGCGGAGCGGGCGGCGACGGTGCTGTCGATGCTGCCGGACCTGCCCGAGCTCGACGCGGCGCTCGCGGGCCCCGACGGCCTGCTCGCGGGGCTCGGCGACGACCGCGAGCTGCTCGTGCTCGTCGGTTCCACCTCGTCGCCCACGGGCGTGCGCGAGCTCGCCGCCCGGCTCGCGGCGGCAACGGGCGGCAGGGTCCGGGTCGTGGACGCTCCCGTCTCGGGCGGCGTCGACGGCGCGGAGGCCGGCTCGCTCTCGATCATGCTCGGCGGCGAGCCCGCAGACGCCGCGCGCGCCACAGCGATGCTCGCGCCATGCGGGCGGGCCGTCCATCTCGGGCCGCTCGGCGCCGGCGAGGTGGCGAAGGCGTGCAACCAGCTCGTCGTCGCCGCGACGATCAGCGCCCTCGGCGAGGCGACGGTGCTGGCCGAGCGCTCCGGCCTCGACCTCGACGCGCTGTGGGAGCTGCTCGGCGGTGGCTACGCCGGCTCGAACCTGCTCGAGAGCCGTCGCGACCGGCTCGTGCGCGGCGACGACTCGCCGTCAGGGATCGCGCGCTACCTCGTCAAGGACCTCGGCTTCGCCGCCGACGTCGCCGAGGCGACCGGCACGAACCCCGCGCTGCTGCCGGCGCTCCGCGCCTTCTTCGACGAGATCGTCGAGCGCGGGCACGGCGAGCGCGACATCTCGGTGACGCGACGGGTGATCGCCGAGCGCTGA
- the gndA gene encoding NADP-dependent phosphogluconate dehydrogenase codes for MGSNLARNLASREGNTVAVYNRTTSKTDDLIAAHPEAGFVKAATMEELAASLQRPRTAIVMVKAGRATDAVIDELVRVFEPGDIIVDGGNALFTDTIRRELAVRATGIHFVGCGISGGEEGALNGPSLMPGGTVESYETLGPILRSIAAVADGEPCVTHIGADGAGHFVKMVHNGIEYADMQLIAEAYDLIRRGTGKSPAEIADVFDEWNRGELESYLIEITAEVLRQVDAATGQPLVDVILDAAGAKGTGAWTVQTALDLGVPVSGIAEAVFARSLSSRLDQRAAARDLPGPSGSWQVDDADAFIEDVRQALFASKIVAYSQGFDEIVAAAEQYGWDIRKGEVARIWRAGCIIRARFLNDITDAYAADPALPALIVAPYFRDAIARTQEAWRRVVVAAAQAGIPSPAFSSSLAYYDGLRAERLPAALVQGQRDFFGAHTYRRVDREGTFHTQWSGDRTEIAAVDTH; via the coding sequence ATGGGCTCGAACCTCGCCCGCAACCTCGCCTCGCGCGAGGGCAACACGGTCGCGGTCTACAACCGCACGACGTCGAAGACCGACGACCTCATCGCGGCGCACCCCGAGGCCGGCTTCGTGAAGGCGGCGACGATGGAGGAGCTCGCGGCCTCGCTCCAGCGGCCGCGCACCGCGATCGTGATGGTGAAGGCGGGACGGGCGACCGACGCGGTCATCGACGAGCTCGTGCGGGTCTTCGAGCCGGGCGACATCATCGTCGACGGCGGCAACGCGCTGTTCACCGACACCATCCGGCGCGAGCTCGCGGTGCGCGCGACGGGCATCCACTTCGTCGGCTGCGGCATCTCGGGCGGCGAGGAGGGCGCCCTCAACGGTCCGTCGCTCATGCCGGGCGGCACGGTCGAGTCGTACGAGACGCTCGGCCCGATCCTGCGCTCGATCGCCGCGGTCGCCGACGGCGAGCCGTGCGTGACGCACATCGGCGCCGACGGCGCGGGCCACTTCGTCAAGATGGTGCACAACGGCATCGAGTACGCCGACATGCAGCTCATCGCCGAGGCCTACGACCTCATCCGCCGCGGCACGGGCAAGAGCCCGGCCGAGATCGCCGACGTCTTCGACGAGTGGAACCGGGGCGAGCTCGAGTCGTACCTCATCGAGATCACCGCGGAGGTGCTGCGCCAGGTCGACGCCGCGACGGGGCAGCCGCTCGTCGACGTCATCCTCGACGCGGCCGGCGCGAAGGGCACCGGCGCCTGGACGGTGCAGACGGCGCTCGACCTCGGCGTGCCGGTCTCGGGCATCGCCGAGGCGGTCTTCGCCCGCTCGCTCTCATCGCGGCTCGACCAGCGGGCGGCTGCGCGCGACCTGCCGGGGCCCTCGGGCTCGTGGCAGGTCGACGATGCGGATGCGTTCATCGAGGACGTGCGCCAGGCCCTGTTCGCGTCGAAGATCGTCGCCTACTCGCAGGGCTTCGACGAGATCGTCGCGGCCGCCGAGCAGTACGGCTGGGACATCCGGAAGGGCGAGGTCGCCCGCATCTGGCGCGCGGGCTGCATCATCCGCGCGCGCTTCCTGAACGACATCACCGACGCGTACGCCGCCGACCCCGCGCTGCCGGCGCTCATCGTCGCGCCCTACTTCCGCGACGCGATCGCCCGCACCCAGGAGGCGTGGCGACGCGTGGTCGTCGCGGCCGCGCAGGCCGGCATCCCCTCCCCCGCGTTCTCGTCGAGCCTCGCCTACTACGACGGCCTGCGCGCGGAGCGGCTCCCCGCCGCGCTCGTGCAGGGGCAGCGCGACTTCTTCGGCGCGCACACCTACCGCCGCGTCGACCGCGAGGGCACCTTCCACACGCAGTGGTCGGGCGACCGCACGGAGATCGCCGCGGTCGACACGCACTGA
- a CDS encoding ribose-phosphate diphosphokinase — translation MGSIVAKNRKHLVLATGRSHPELARAVAAEIGTDLMEVDSRTFANGEIYARYTGSVRGSDAFILQSYGRPVNEWLMEQLIMVDALKRASAKRITVVMPYYPYSRQDKKGRGREPISARLIADLFKTAGADRIMSIDIHASQIQGFFDGPFDHLFAMPVLLKHFQDTMPADNLTVVSPDMGRVRVADVWSDKLGAPLAIIHKRRDPLVPNQVSVHEIVGTVEGRTCLLVDDMIDTGRTIVKAAEALKANGATNVVVAATHAIFSEPAPHILNSDFIDEVVVTDTLPLRDDQRFDKLRVLSIAPLLARAITEVFEDGSVTSLFDGAA, via the coding sequence GTGGGATCGATCGTCGCGAAGAACCGCAAGCACCTCGTGCTCGCGACCGGCAGGTCGCACCCCGAGCTCGCGCGGGCGGTGGCTGCGGAGATCGGCACCGACCTCATGGAGGTCGACAGCCGCACCTTCGCGAACGGCGAGATCTACGCCCGCTACACGGGCTCGGTGCGCGGCTCCGACGCGTTCATCCTGCAGTCGTACGGCCGCCCCGTGAACGAGTGGCTCATGGAGCAGCTCATCATGGTGGATGCGCTCAAGCGCGCGAGCGCGAAGCGCATCACCGTGGTCATGCCGTACTACCCCTACTCGCGTCAGGACAAGAAGGGCCGAGGCCGCGAGCCCATCTCGGCGCGCCTCATCGCCGACCTCTTCAAGACCGCCGGCGCCGACCGCATCATGTCGATCGACATCCACGCCTCGCAGATCCAGGGCTTCTTCGACGGGCCCTTCGACCACCTGTTCGCGATGCCCGTGCTGCTCAAGCACTTCCAGGACACGATGCCGGCCGACAACCTCACGGTCGTCTCGCCCGACATGGGCCGCGTGCGCGTCGCCGACGTGTGGAGCGACAAGCTCGGCGCGCCGCTCGCGATCATCCACAAGCGCCGCGACCCGCTCGTGCCCAACCAGGTCTCGGTGCACGAGATCGTCGGCACGGTCGAGGGCCGCACGTGCCTGCTCGTCGACGACATGATCGACACTGGCCGCACGATCGTGAAGGCGGCGGAGGCCCTCAAGGCCAACGGGGCGACGAACGTCGTCGTCGCGGCGACGCACGCGATCTTCTCGGAGCCGGCCCCGCACATCCTGAACTCCGACTTCATCGACGAGGTCGTCGTCACCGACACGCTGCCGCTGCGCGACGACCAGCGCTTCGACAAGCTCCGCGTGCTGTCGATCGCGCCGCTGCTCGCGCGCGCGATCACCGAGGTCTTCGAGGACGGCTCGGTGACGAGCCTGTTCGACGGCGCCGCCTGA
- a CDS encoding transposase: MAVNVRSGDLDQLFLMPPSVREWLPEDHLAFFVLDTVAELDLTAFYASYRADGRGGAVYDPALMLGVLLYAYCTGERSSRRIERKLVEDVAYRVLAVNQTPDHATLARFRSRHQEAIAALFGQVLGLCVKAGIVDAGMIAIDGTKIAADASFFANRSREDLAAEILDEAEQTDAAEDALFGDRRGDELPAAWSGGRDRRERIRAALDELEREKARDYESRVAERERKEAASGKQLTGPKPRPDTARRAKPRRANTTDPHSRIIPNTGRGAMQGYNAQTAATAGGQIVVAAEVTVTTNDQPHFVPMATAVTENLADAGHDEPVGTFVADAGSWTAANGTADVGAEVLIATKKPADHRAERPADHKLSVLAKVNRGELSQRKAGEILGVSYTWVGDMTKRYFGKDGPRAGRAAEPTPAEWLPVIERLNRGEINKREAAGELMVSGTRINSMLAHVRGEAVEPSIARAVMDEKLAEPRGSALYAQRQHTIEPVFGNIKGNLGYRRFTRRGIDAVQSEWRLICAAHNLLKLRTAGA; encoded by the coding sequence ATGGCCGTGAACGTGCGCTCTGGGGATCTCGATCAGCTGTTCCTGATGCCGCCGTCGGTGCGGGAGTGGCTCCCTGAAGACCACCTCGCGTTCTTCGTGCTGGACACGGTCGCGGAGCTCGATCTCACAGCGTTCTACGCGTCGTACCGGGCCGATGGTCGCGGCGGCGCGGTCTACGATCCGGCGCTGATGCTGGGCGTGTTGCTCTACGCCTATTGCACCGGCGAGCGCTCCTCTCGGCGCATCGAGCGGAAGCTGGTCGAGGACGTCGCCTACCGCGTGCTGGCGGTGAACCAGACGCCGGATCACGCGACGCTGGCGCGGTTCCGATCGCGGCACCAGGAGGCGATCGCGGCGCTGTTCGGGCAGGTGCTCGGGCTCTGCGTGAAGGCGGGGATCGTCGATGCGGGGATGATCGCGATCGACGGGACGAAGATCGCCGCGGACGCGTCGTTCTTCGCGAACCGCTCGCGCGAGGATCTCGCCGCCGAGATCCTCGACGAGGCGGAGCAGACCGACGCGGCCGAGGACGCCCTGTTCGGCGATCGCCGCGGCGACGAGCTGCCCGCGGCATGGTCCGGCGGCCGGGACCGGCGCGAGCGGATTCGGGCCGCGCTGGACGAGCTGGAGCGGGAGAAGGCGCGCGACTACGAGTCGCGGGTCGCGGAGCGGGAGCGGAAGGAGGCCGCTTCAGGCAAGCAACTGACCGGCCCGAAACCGCGGCCCGACACGGCGCGGCGGGCGAAGCCGCGACGGGCGAACACCACCGACCCGCACTCGCGGATCATCCCGAACACCGGGCGCGGCGCGATGCAGGGCTACAACGCGCAGACCGCGGCGACCGCGGGCGGCCAGATCGTGGTCGCCGCCGAGGTCACCGTCACCACCAATGACCAGCCGCACTTCGTGCCGATGGCGACCGCGGTCACCGAGAACCTCGCCGACGCCGGCCACGACGAGCCGGTCGGCACGTTCGTCGCCGACGCCGGCTCCTGGACCGCCGCGAACGGCACCGCCGATGTCGGCGCCGAGGTGCTGATCGCGACGAAGAAGCCCGCCGATCACCGTGCCGAGCGACCCGCCGACCACAAGCTGTCAGTGCTGGCGAAGGTCAACCGGGGCGAGCTCTCCCAGCGCAAGGCGGGCGAGATCCTCGGCGTCTCCTACACGTGGGTCGGCGACATGACCAAGCGCTACTTCGGCAAGGACGGACCTCGAGCTGGGCGCGCTGCGGAACCGACGCCGGCTGAATGGCTGCCCGTGATCGAGCGCCTGAATCGCGGCGAGATCAACAAGCGAGAAGCCGCCGGCGAGCTCATGGTCTCCGGCACCCGGATCAACTCCATGCTCGCCCACGTCCGCGGCGAGGCCGTCGAACCGTCGATCGCGAGGGCCGTGATGGACGAGAAGCTCGCCGAGCCACGCGGCTCCGCCCTCTACGCCCAGCGCCAGCACACGATTGAACCGGTCTTCGGCAACATCAAGGGCAACCTCGGCTACCGACGATTCACCCGCCGAGGCATCGACGCAGTCCAGAGCGAATGGCGCCTCATCTGCGCCGCACACAACCTCCTGAAGCTGCGCACCGCAGGGGCATAG
- a CDS encoding tetratricopeptide repeat protein, with product MTSPPLRVDDVPDRLRALRAEAGDPSFAEIARRVSTLRRGRRGAGPAIVSRATVYDCFREGRKRFDTELVVAIVRALASDPATVQAWSSAMGAMQLRAASAGIVQVTDAPATPVPLFIGRARELATLREQPSSHWIHAMPGAGKSTLALRASHDALAAGSIARVIVADLRGHSPAGPPADPDAVVRAALRLLGESSRSLPTAAARRLLPSLLRAQATLLLLDDAESAEQVNAILPDPAGAAAIVTSRSRPSTTRFRVTELPLFTPAESLALLDAVAGPAVIDEDRPSITALLQLTEHQPLAVSITAARIASRPDWAVAEHLELARARRAALRLDSAVARSLDLTYESLPDAARRLLRAIAAHPVGLLDRDSVAALAGLPPSDVDVALAELERHGLVGWSERGRVTMHELVRVHAADRGLEADPASVRRAAAERLRQRLIDLTWSAHRTISEARLGAGRSPRTAVAHVELDRDGAERWLADSTDLLLHAALDAPAQGAPAAIGHIAEALDDVLLRAGRTDDAEALHREALRVARERGDPTGELRALVDLGVVLTTAGRVAEATEVLSQLDRETQAWHEEAALASNALALCLLEQGAIEAGRRALEAGMVAAARAGDMWREGRLRNTAALLHLRTGAFAEARAALERSIAISAACGDVAGAARGGVNLAKLLHDLGDDAAAETEAQRALEAMRALGFVPGVLAATSNLAAAVCALGRFDEAAALATDGLEAARAAGMRQVEVELLRTLGAARLGLGRIDDARSVLTEALRSSEPLGDVVTVAGCEEDLGDAALAAGEPLEAERHWQRAAARYAVAGAPYEEGVRAKLARLAVDARG from the coding sequence ATGACGAGTCCGCCGCTGCGCGTCGACGACGTCCCCGATCGTCTGCGCGCGCTCCGCGCGGAGGCCGGCGACCCCTCGTTCGCGGAGATCGCTCGTCGCGTCAGCACGCTGCGCCGGGGCCGCCGCGGCGCGGGTCCGGCGATCGTGTCGCGCGCGACCGTGTACGACTGCTTCCGCGAGGGCCGCAAGCGGTTCGACACCGAGCTCGTCGTCGCGATCGTGCGCGCGCTCGCGAGCGATCCCGCGACGGTCCAGGCTTGGTCGAGCGCGATGGGCGCGATGCAGCTGCGGGCTGCGTCCGCCGGCATCGTCCAGGTGACGGATGCGCCGGCGACGCCCGTGCCGCTGTTCATCGGGCGCGCGCGCGAGCTCGCGACGCTGCGGGAGCAGCCGTCCAGCCACTGGATCCACGCGATGCCGGGCGCTGGCAAGTCGACGCTCGCGCTGCGCGCGTCGCACGACGCGCTCGCGGCGGGGAGCATCGCTCGCGTCATCGTCGCGGATCTGCGCGGGCACAGCCCCGCCGGACCGCCCGCGGATCCCGACGCCGTCGTGCGCGCCGCGCTGCGGCTGCTCGGCGAGTCGAGCCGCTCGCTCCCGACGGCGGCGGCTCGTCGACTGCTGCCCTCCCTCCTGCGCGCGCAGGCGACGCTGCTGCTGCTCGACGATGCCGAGTCGGCGGAGCAGGTCAACGCCATCCTCCCCGACCCCGCGGGCGCGGCAGCGATCGTCACGAGCCGCTCGCGCCCCTCGACGACGCGCTTCCGCGTCACCGAGCTGCCGCTGTTCACTCCCGCCGAGTCGCTCGCGCTGCTCGACGCGGTCGCCGGCCCCGCGGTGATCGACGAGGACCGGCCGTCGATCACCGCGCTGCTGCAGCTCACCGAGCACCAGCCCCTCGCGGTGAGCATCACCGCGGCCCGCATCGCCTCCCGCCCCGACTGGGCGGTCGCCGAGCACCTCGAGCTCGCCCGCGCCCGCCGCGCCGCGCTCCGGCTCGACTCGGCGGTCGCGCGCTCGCTCGACCTGACCTACGAGTCGCTGCCCGACGCGGCTCGCCGACTGCTGCGCGCCATCGCCGCGCACCCGGTCGGGCTGCTCGATCGCGACAGCGTCGCGGCGCTCGCCGGGCTGCCGCCGAGCGACGTCGATGTCGCGCTCGCCGAGCTTGAGCGCCACGGGCTCGTCGGCTGGAGCGAGCGCGGGCGCGTGACGATGCACGAGCTCGTGCGCGTGCACGCCGCCGATCGCGGCCTGGAGGCCGACCCCGCCTCCGTGCGGCGCGCGGCGGCCGAGCGCTTGCGGCAGCGGCTCATCGACCTCACGTGGTCAGCCCATCGCACGATCAGCGAAGCGCGACTCGGGGCGGGTCGATCACCGCGCACGGCGGTCGCACACGTCGAGCTCGACCGCGATGGCGCCGAGCGCTGGCTCGCGGATTCCACCGACCTGCTGCTGCACGCCGCGCTCGACGCGCCGGCGCAGGGCGCGCCCGCGGCGATCGGCCACATCGCAGAGGCCCTCGACGACGTGCTGCTGCGGGCCGGGCGCACCGACGACGCGGAGGCCCTGCACCGAGAGGCGCTGCGCGTCGCCCGAGAGCGCGGCGACCCCACCGGCGAGCTGCGCGCCCTCGTCGACCTCGGGGTCGTCCTCACGACCGCGGGCCGGGTCGCCGAGGCCACCGAGGTGCTCTCGCAGCTGGACCGCGAGACGCAGGCATGGCACGAGGAGGCGGCGCTCGCCTCGAACGCCCTCGCGCTGTGCCTGCTCGAGCAGGGCGCGATCGAGGCGGGACGGCGAGCGCTCGAGGCCGGGATGGTCGCGGCCGCACGCGCGGGCGACATGTGGCGCGAGGGTCGGCTCCGCAACACCGCCGCGCTCCTCCACCTGCGCACCGGCGCCTTCGCCGAGGCGCGGGCCGCGCTCGAGCGGTCGATCGCCATCAGCGCCGCGTGCGGCGATGTCGCCGGTGCGGCGCGCGGCGGTGTGAACCTCGCGAAGCTGCTCCACGACCTCGGCGACGACGCCGCGGCCGAGACCGAGGCGCAGCGGGCGCTCGAGGCGATGCGCGCGCTCGGCTTCGTGCCCGGCGTGCTCGCCGCGACCTCGAACCTCGCGGCCGCCGTGTGCGCGCTCGGCCGCTTCGACGAGGCGGCCGCGCTCGCGACCGACGGGCTCGAGGCCGCCAGGGCCGCCGGGATGCGCCAGGTCGAGGTCGAGCTGCTGCGCACCCTCGGCGCCGCTCGTCTCGGCCTCGGCCGCATCGACGACGCACGGAGCGTCCTGACGGAGGCGCTGCGCTCGAGCGAGCCGCTCGGGGACGTCGTGACGGTCGCTGGCTGCGAGGAGGACCTGGGCGATGCCGCGCTCGCTGCGGGCGAGCCGCTCGAGGCCGAGCGGCACTGGCAGCGGGCGGCAGCGCGCTACGCCGTGGCGGGGGCGCCGTACGAGGAGGGCGTGCGTGCCAAGCTCGCCCGGCTCGCCGTCGACGCGCGAGGCTGA